In Sparus aurata unplaced genomic scaffold, fSpaAur1.1, whole genome shotgun sequence, one DNA window encodes the following:
- the LOC115577687 gene encoding HLA class II histocompatibility antigen, DRB1-4 beta chain-like gives MASSFLSFSLLFISLCTADGFMEEVVDRCDFNSSDLNDIEYIRSYYYNKLEYTRFSSSVGEYVGYTEYGVKNAAFWNKDKSNLAAMRAQKETYCKNNVGNEYSAALTQSVKPYVRLQSVAPSGGKHRSMLVCSVFDFYPKLIKVSWTRDGQEVTSDVTSTDELADGDWYYQIHSHLEYTPRSGEKISCVVEHASLKEPLVTDWDPSMPESERNKIAIGASGLILGLILSLAGFIYYKTKARGRILVPSN, from the exons ATGGCTTCATCCTTTCTCagcttctccctcctcttcatcagcctctgcacagcag ATGGATTCATGGAAGAGGTGGTGGACCGTTGTGATTTTAACTCCTCTGATCTGAACGACATCGAGTACATCAGGTCGTATTACTACAACAAGTTGGAGTACACCAGGTTCAGCAGCAGCGTTGGAGAATATGTTGGATACACTGAGTACGGAGTGAAGAACGCTGCGTTCTGGAACAAAGACAAGTCAAACCTGGCTGCTATGAGAGCTCAGAAGGAGACGTACTGTAAGAACAACGTTGGGAATGAGTACAGTGCAGCTCTGACTCAGTCAG TTAAGCCGTACGTCAGGCTTCAGTCTGTGGCGCCCTCTGGTGGTAAACATCGGTCCATGTTGGTCTGCAGCGTCTTCGACTTCTACCCCAAACTGATCAAAGTGAGCTGGACCAGAGACGGACAGGAAGTCACCTCTGATGTCACTTCCACTGATGAGCTGGCAGACGGTGATTGGTACTACCAGATCCACTCTCACCTGGAGTACACGCCCAG gTCTGGAGAGAAGATCTCCTGTGTGGTGGAGCACGCCAGCCTGAAGGAACCTCTAGTGACGGACTGGG acCCGTCCATGCCTGAGTCTGAGAGAAACAAGATCGCCATCGGAGCGTCTGGACTGATCCTGGGTCTGATCTTATCTCTGGCTGGATTCATCTACTACAAGACCAAGGCTCGAG GAAGGATACTTGTCCCTAGTAACTGA
- the LOC115577686 gene encoding uncharacterized protein LOC115577686: protein MDDDLQTFLQQRRVAEETIEKMEEDKIDASVIPLMGESDLAKYLPSYGDRVAVIAFCRKRDKDSRKEEIIDRIRGRFLGETQGSQRSAPSTSTRIRVVPRLGNKNGEKKQRRLELGWMDYDSAEQQFKQVRAVKGGGTRSLTIEKTKTVGEIRVIAEAIYFPNGHSKRKKLSDYQTELRDFAQRPLDSSSTVEAIYDHTKVRLLRLYLCTKLTKDANQPSNSSASQSPATQSYALEPPASQHFALEPPTSQCLIFETPALPHSALEPPASQHSDLESHVYINAGTPEVFYRRFVNTSTVNSTELESNLDDTLPVIPQCSSPTTAQHAREQTHQRTDQKMALPTHY from the exons ATGGATGATGACCTCCAGACTTTCCTGCAGCAACGTCGGGTTGCAGAGGAAACCATTGAAAAGATGGAAGAAGACAAG ATTGATGCCTCAGTTATTCCTCTTATGGGGGAAAGTGATCTTGCGAAGTACCTCCCCAGTTATGGGGATAGGGTTGCTGTGATAGCCTTCTGCCGAAAAAGGGATAAAGACTCAAGAAAGGAAGAAATCATTGACAGAATAAGAGGCAGGTTTCTGGGAGAAACTCAAGGTTCTCAGAGATCAGCACCATCGACATCCACTCGCATTAGGGTAGTTCCGAGGCTTGGTAacaaaaatggagagaaaaaacagaggagGTTAGAATTAGGGTGGATGGACTATGATTCTGCAGAGCAGCAATTTAAGCAGGTACGAGCTGTTAAAGGAGGAGGTACAAGATCCTTGACAattgaaaaaactaaaactgttgGTGAAATCAGAGTAATAGCAGAAGCCATTTATTTCCCCAATGGACattctaaaagaaaaaagctctCTGACTATCAGACAGAACTCAGAGACTTTGCACAGCGTCCGCTTGACTCTTCCAGCACAGTAGAGGCGATTTATGATCATACTAAAGTTCGTCTACTAAGATTGTATCTTTGCACAAAACTCACCAAAGACGCAAACCAGCCCTCAAACTCTTCTGCATCCCAGTCTCCTGCAACACAATCCTATGCACTGGAGCCACCTGCCTCCCAGCACTTTGCCCTCGAGCCACCTACCTCCCAATGCTTGATCTTTGAGACACCTGCCTTGCCACACTCTGCCCTCGAGCCACCTGCCTCACAGCACTCTGACCTTGAGTCGCATGTATACATCAATGCTGGCACCCCAGAG GTATTCTACAGACGTTTTGTCAACACGTCAACAGTAAACAG TACTGAACTGGAGAGCAATTTGGATGACACACTGCCAGTTATTCCTCAATGTAGTAGTCCAACTACAGCACAACAT GCTAGAGAGCAGACACATCAGCGGACAGACCAGAAGATGGCCCTACCTACACATTA